From the genome of Metarhizium brunneum chromosome 4, complete sequence, one region includes:
- the ADK1 gene encoding Adenylate kinase — protein sequence MGFVEDELKQLKEVIGNLDSRIKQLERRATGSSPSTEEIRMVIMGPPGAGKGTQAPKIKDRFSCCHLATGDMLRSQVAKKTPLGREAKKIMDQGGLVSDDIVIGMIKEELENNKECQGGFILDGFPRTVPQAEGLDSMLQERNQKLQHAVELQIDDSLLVARITGRLIHPASGRSYHSTFNPPKEPMKDDVTGEPLVQRSDDNADALKKRLVTYHKQTTPVVDYYQKTGIWKGIDASQQPGQVWKNMLDILQGNKSQGSGILSRIASKD from the exons ATGGGTTTCGTCGAGGATGAGTTGAAGCAGCTGAAAGAGGTCATCGGCAACCTCGACTCGCGCATTAAGCAGCTGGAGAGGCGCGCAACGGGCTCCTCCCCTTCCACTGAAGAGATTCGCATGGTAATTATGGGACCGCCCGGAGCTG GCAAAGGAACGCAGGCGCCAAAGATCAAGGATCGATTCTCCTGCTGCCATCTG GCCACGGGTGACATGTTGCGTTCTCAGGTTGCGAAGAAAACCCCCCTTGGCCGAGAGGCAAAGAAGATCATGGATCAGGGCGGTCTCGTCAGTGACGACATTGTCATCGGAATGATCAAAGAAGAGCTGGAAAACAACAAGGAGTGCCAAGGAGG TTTCATCCTTGATGGATTCCCCCGCACGGTCCCTCAGGCAGAAGGCCTTGACTCCATGCTTCAAGAGCGAAACCAGAAGCTTCAGCATGCTGTTGAGCTGCAAATTGATGACTCGTTGCTCGTTGCACGCATCACCGGTCGCTTGATCCACCCTGCGTCAGGTCGGTCCTACCATAGTACATTCAATCCGCCAAAGGAACCTATGAAGGATGATGTCACAGGCGAGCCCCTTGTTCAGCGAAGCGATGACAATGCAGATGCATTGAAGAAGCGTCTAGTCACGTATCATAAGCAGACGACACCAGTTGTCGATTACTATCAGAAGACTGGCATATGGAAGGGCATCGACGCTAGCCAGCAACCTGGACAAGTGTGGAAGAATATGCTAGATATCTTGCAAGGAAACAAGAGTCAAGGATCCGGTATACTGAGCCGAATTGCCAGTAAGGATTAA
- the Got2 gene encoding Aspartate aminotransferase, whose protein sequence is MMLSTLRVVSRQAARRPASAFTNFAAIRAASTWSAVPQGPPAILGITEAFKADKSDKKINLGVGAYRDDQGKPFVLPSVREAEQKVIDDKLNKEYAGITGVAEFPALAAKLAYGADSSVLDRVAITQSISGTGALRIGAAFLQRFFPGDKKIYIPTPSWANHKAVFSDSGLEVQQYRYYNKDTIGLDFEGMVGDIKAAPKGSIFLFHACAHNPTGVDPTPEQWKQISDVVKEQGHFAFFDMAYQGFASGDTDKDAFAVRHFVEQGHQIALCQSFAKNMGLYGERVGAFSLVCADAAEKKRVDSQLKILIRPLYSNPPIHGARIATEILSSPKLYKQWLGEVKGMADRIITMRALLKENLEKLGSKHDWSHITSQIGMFAYTGMTAEEMDKLAKEFSVYATKDGRISVAGITSDNVGRLAEAIYNVKG, encoded by the exons ATGATGCTCTCGACCCTTCGAGTTGTTTCCAGGCAAGCTGCCCGCCGGCCTGCTTCTGCCTTTACCAACTTTGCCGCCATCCGCGCCGCATCCACCTGGTCAGCTGTTCCTCAAGGTCCTCCA GCAATTCTCG GAATCACCGAAGCTTTCAAGGCCGACAAGTCCGACAAGAAGATCAACCTGG GTGTTGGCGCATATCGAGATGATCAGGGAAAACCCTTTGTCTTGCCCTCTGTTCGCGAAGCGGAGCAGAAGGTCATCGACGACAAGTTGAACAAGGAATACGCCGGCATCACTGGCGTTGCCGAATTCCCTGCCCTGGCTGCCAAGCTGGCCTATGGTGCCGACTCATCTGTTCTGGATCGCGTCGCCATTACTCAGTCCATATCTGGCACTGGTGCCCTGCGCATTGGCGCCGCTTTCCTCCAGCGATTCTTTCCTGGAGACAAGAAGATCTACATCCCTACCCCTTCCTGGGCCAACCACAAGGCCGTCTTCAGTGACTCTGGCCTCGAAGTTCAGCAGTACCGCTACTACAACAAGGATACGATCGGTCTCGACTTTGAAGGCATGGTTGGCGATATCAAGGCAGCTCCCAAGGGcagcatcttcctcttccacGCTTGCGCCCACAACCCTACAGGTGTCGATCCTACTCCTGAACAATGGAAACAAATTTCCGACGTTGTGAAGGAGCAAGGTCACTTCGCCTTCTTTGATATGGCCTACCAGGGCTTCGCCAGCGGTGACACTGACAAGGACGCTTTTGCTGTCCGCCACTTCGTTGAACAGGGCCATCAGATTGCTTTGTGCCAATCCTTCGCCAAGAACATG GGTCTCTACGGCGAGCGTGTCGGAGCCTTCTCCCTCGTCtgtgccgacgccgccgagaagaagcGTGTCGACTCTCAGCTGAAAATTCTTATTCGCCCCTTGTACTCCAATCCTCCCATTCACGGTGCCCGCATCGCTACCGAAATCCTGAGCAGCCCCAAGTTGTACAAGCAGTGGCTCGGCGAGGTCAAGGGCATGGCTGACCGCATTATCACCATGCGTGCTCTTTTAAAGGAGAACTTGGAGAAGTTGGGCTCCAAGCATGACTGGTCTCACATCACCAGCCAAATCGGCATGTTCGCATACACAGGCATGACCGCTGAGGAGATGGATAAGCTTGCCAAGGAGTTCTCTGTTTACGCCACCAAGGACGGTCGTATTTCCGTCGCTGGTATCACCTCTGACAACGTTGGCCGACTCGCCGAAGCCATTTACAACGTCAAGGGCTAA
- the rpn-8 gene encoding 26S proteasome regulatory subunit rpn-8 — protein MPTTTAETLSLVTRNVSVAPLVLLSAVDHYNRTAQKNKKRRVVGVLLGQNDGKNVRVSNSFAVPFEEDDTDPSVWFLDHNYVESMNDMFKKVNAREKLIGWYHSGPKLRASDLEINELFKRYTPNPLLVIIDVQPKESGVPTDAYFAVEEIKDDGTTTSRTFVHTPSIIEAEEAEEIGVEHLLRDIRDVAVGTLSTRVTNQLQSLQGLHLRLRDIGAYLQKVLDGQLPVNHAILGNLQDVFNLLPNLSSPEVDGESRGGELAYAMSIKTNDQLMAIYLSSLIRAITAFHDLIENKIQNRQQQDEKEAKKEENAAKEEKKENGVSGHNAEPKERSDKQKDGKDKKK, from the exons ATGCCTACCACCACTGCAGAAACTCTTTCTCTCGTCACCCGAAACGTTTCCGTTGCCCCCCTGGTGCTACTTTCAGCGGTAGATCATTACAATCGGACGGCTcagaaaaataagaaaagaagagtAGTTGGCGTGCTTCTAGGCCAGAACGACGGCAAAAATGTAAGAGTGTCAAATAGCTTTGCCG TGCCGTTCGAAGAAGATGATACAGATCCGTCAGTCTGGTTTTTAGATCACAACTACGTGGAATCTATGAATGACATGTTCAAGAAAGTCAACGCGAGAGAGAAACTGATCGGATGGTACCATTCTGGTCCGAAGCTGCGAGCCTCGGATCTCGAGATTAACGAGCTGTTCAAGAGATACACACCTAACCCGCTGCTCGTAATCATCGATGTCCAACCAAAGGAATCGGGAGTGCCAACCGACGCCTACTTTGCCGTTGAAGAAATCAAAGAT GATGGCACTACCACTTCGAGAACGTTTGTCCACACGCCTTCTATCAttgaggccgaggaggctgAGGAAATTGGCGTCGAACATTTACTACGAGATATCCGAGATGTCGCTGTTGGCACTTTATCTACACGCGTTACAAACCAGCTTCAGTCGCTTCAAGGCCTTCACTTACGGTTGAGAGACATTGGTGCGTATCTTCAGAAGGTTCTAGATGGCCAACTGCCCGTCAATCACGCCATCCTAGGTAATCTGCAAGACGTCTTCAATTTACTGCCAAACTTGTCCTCTCCTGAGGTGGATGGAGAATCTCGGGGGGGTGAATTAGCATATGCCATGAGTATCAAAACCAACGATCAACTCATGGCTATCTacttgagcagcttgatACGTGCCATCACTGCATTCCATGATCTTATAGAAAATAAGATACAGAACAGGCAGCAACAGGATGAGAAGGAGGCAAAGAAAGAGGAAAATGCTGctaaagaagagaaaaaggaaaacgGCGTCAGCGGACATAACGCCGAGCCCAAGGAGAGGAGTGACAAACAGAAGGAtggcaaagacaagaagaaatag
- the MRPL24 gene encoding mitochondrial 54S ribosomal protein bL28m produces the protein MPTSTFNPVRRLTALLSSKCQSAMSSSSSQTSSHAYRITSFSIPRRIAGYNGHAFSPKQFSTTASQQTKTIKPHRLPSDLIPPYPYGERRIYKQSNRGLYGSARIRFGNNVAEKHNNKSRRFWRPNVHVKTFFSPSLGARVKTRLTLRVLKTIRREGGIENYLLKSKPARIRELGPGGWNLRWILMQTQAVQQRFNEQRIELGLEPKEIENRDDVIHFALDYATPGPLSMRSRATLNEMQATIADTFVLGDDSLANFEGAEELSDEEERKLLSELENFDGASTPTRRQTAGA, from the coding sequence ATGCCTACATCTACCTTCAACCCGGTTCGGCGACTCACGGCTCTCCTATCTTCGAAATGCCAGTCAGCAATGTCCTCATCTAGTTCCCAAACTTCTTCTCATGCCTATCGCATAACCAGCTTCTCGATTCCTCGACGAATAGCTGGCTACAACGGCCATGCATTCTCGCCAAAACAATTCTCAACGACAGCGTCTCAACAGACAAAGACAATTAAACCTCATCGTCTACCCTCAGATTTGATCCCTCCTTATCCGTATGGGGAGCGCCGTATATATAAGCAATCTAACCGCGGCCTTTACGGCAGCGCTCGAATTCGCTTCGGCAACAACGTAGCGGAGAAGCACAACAACAAGTCGCGCCGATTTTGGCGACCAAACGTTCACGTCAAGACtttcttttccccttccTTAGGCGCTCGTGTTAAGACCCGGCTGACACTGCGCGTGCTGAAGACCATTCGGAGGGAAGGGGGGATCGAGAACTACCTCCTCAAGAGCAAGCCTGCTCGTATCAGGGAGCTTGGGCCAGGGGGGTGGAATCTACGCTGGATTCTAATGCAGACCCAGGCCGTTCAACAACGCTTTAACGAACAGAGGATTGAACTGGGACTGGAACCGAAAGAAATTGAGAACCGAGACGATGTAATCCATTTTGCATTGGATTATGCCACTCCTGGTCCATTAAGCATGCGAAGCCGGGCTACTCTAAACGAGATGCAAGCCACCATAGCAGATACCTTCGTTCTGGGAGATGACAGCTTGGCTAACTTCGAGGGCGCGGAAGAACTATCTGATGAAGAGGAGCGAAAATTACTCAGCGAACTTGAAAATTTCGATGGGGCGTCTACGCCGACCAGGAGGCAAACGGCTGGAGCATAA
- the ATG8 gene encoding Autophagy-related protein 8, with protein sequence MRSKFKDEHPFEKRKAEAERIRQKYADRIPVICEKVEKSDIATIDKKKYLVPSDLTVGQFVYVIRKRIKLSPEKAIFIFVDEVLPPTAALMSSIYEEHKDEDGFLYITYSGENTFGTA encoded by the exons ATGCGAAGCAAGTTCAAGGACGAACATCCGTTTGAAAAGCGTAAGGCTGAGGCCGAGCGCATTCGCCAGAAATATGCGGATCGCATTCCA GTCATATGCGAAAAGGTAGAGAAGAGCGACATCGCCACCATCGACAAGAAGAAATATCTGGTGCCATCAGATTTGACGGTCGGGCAGTTCGTGTATGTCATTCGCAAGAGAATCAAGTTGTCTCCAGAGAAGGCAATCTTTATATTCGTTGATGAGGTGCTGCCACCAACTGCGGCTCTAATGAGCAGCATCTACGAGGAGCACAAGGATGAAGACGG ATTCCTCTACATCACCTACTCGGGCGAAAACACTTTTGGCACCGCGTAA
- the crp-28_0 gene encoding 40S ribosomal protein uS12, whose protein sequence is MAGGKPRGLNAARKLRTNRKDQKWADLHYKKRALGTAFKSSPFGGSSHAKGIVLEKVGVEAKQPNSAIRKCVRVQLIKNGKKVTAFVPNDGCLNFVDENDEVLLAGFGRKGKAKGDIPGVRFKVVKVSGVGLLALWKEKKEKPRS, encoded by the exons ATGGCTGGAGGCAAACCCCGTGGTCTTAACGCAGCGCGAAAGTTGCGAACGAACCGAAAGGACCAGAAATGGGCCGATCTCCATTACAAGAAGCGTGCCCTGGGCACCGCTTTCAAGTCATCTCCTTTCGGTGGCTCTTCTCACGCGAAGGGAATTGTTCTCGAGAAGGTCGGTGTTGAGGCCAAGCAGCCTAACTCTGCTATCCGAAAGTGTGTCCGAGTGCAATTGATCAAGAACGGCAAGAAGGTCACTGCCTTTG TTCCTAACGACGGTTGCTTGAACTTTGTGGACGAAAACGATGAAGTCTTGCTTGCTGGTTTCGGTCGTAAGGGCAAGGCAAAGGGTGACATTCCAGGTGTCAGATTCAAGGTTGTGAAGGTCTCTGGCGTTGGTCTTTTGGCTCTgtggaaggagaagaaagagaagccTCGTTCTTAA
- the HEM13 gene encoding Oxygen-dependent coproporphyrinogen-III oxidase yields MAHHDSQPQATTNGASLDATTLAEKDAQKKREATINEDSPMRLRMEKFIKEQQQVIVKELEKVDGKRFRKDEWTRDNGGGGISCVLQDGNVFEKAGVNISVVYGSLPKPAIQKMHANHKMLDPSVESLDFFAAGLSMVLHPKNPMAPTVHLNYRYFETANPDGSSQAWWFGGGSDLTPSYLFDEDAIHFHKTLKSACDSHDKTYYPRFKKWCDEYFYNKHRGECRGIGGIFFDDLDDSERDQENTFAFIQDCLKSFIPSYLPILEKRKDMPFTAEEKDWQQIRRGKYVEFNLVHDRGTAFGLNTPGSRVESILVSLPLTASWKYMHEPEPKSREQRLVDVLKDPKDWV; encoded by the coding sequence ATGGCTCATCATGACTCTCAACCACAGGCAACAACGAACGGAGCAAGCCTCGACGCAACGACTCTGGCAGAAAAAGATGCCCAGAAAAAGAGGGAAGCGACAATCAACGAGGATTCCCCGATGAGGCTTCGAATGGAGAAATTCATCAAGGAACAACAACAGGTCATCGTCAAAGAACTTGAAAAAGTGGACGGCAAAAGATTCCGGAAGGATGAGTGGACTCGAGAcaatggcggtggcggcataTCTTGTGTTCTCCAAGACGGCAACGTATTTGAGAAGGCTGGTGTCAACATCAGTGTGGTATACGGTTCTCTCCCAAAACCTGCCATACAAAAGATGCACGCAAACCACAAGATGCTCGATCCAAGTGTAGAGTCCCTCGACTtcttcgccgccggcctgaGCATGGTTCTGCACCCCAAGAATCCAATGGCACCCACGGTCCACCTCAATTACAGATATTTCGAAACAGCGAACCCAGATGGATCATCCCAAGCGTGGTGGTTTGGTGGAGGTAGTGATCTGACACCTTCGTACCTCTTTGACGAAGACGCCATCCATTTCCACAAGACACTAAAATCCGCTTGCGATTCACATGACAAGACATACTATCCACGTTTCAAGAAGTGGTGCGACGagtacttttataataagcaCCGAGGCGAATGTCGCGGCATTGGAGGTATCTTTTTCGATGACCTCGACGACTCAGAACGTGACCAAGAGAACACATTCGCCTTCATCCAGGACTGCTTGAAATCATTTATACCATCATATCTTCCCATTTTGGAAAAACGCAAGGATATGCCGTTTACGGCAGAAGAGAAGGACTGGCAGCAAATTCGGCGTGGCAAGTATGTTGAATTCAATCTTGTGCACGATCGGGGGACTGCCTTTGGACTGAACACTCCGGGATCGCGAGTGGAAAGCATACTCGTCAGCTTACCGCTTACCGCGAGCTGGAAGTATATGCATGAGCCAGAACCAAAAAGTAGAGAACAGCGCCTCGTAGACGTTCTGAAAGACCCGAAGGACTGGGTTTGA
- the trp-3 gene encoding Tryptophan synthase has protein sequence MDAIKQTFQRCKAQNKVSSVLSHPSPRLACFIAGHDIGGVSITDTMLIQQAALVTYVTAGFPQPQDTPDILLSMEKGGSDIIELGVPFTDPIADGPTIQTANTVALEHGVSIETTLSMIKTARGRGLRAPVLLMGYYNPLLRYGEERLLRDCQATGVNGFIVVDLPPEEAVSFRKLCTKGSLSYVPLIAPATSDARMKILCQLADSFIYVVSRQGVTGASGSLNANLPALLERVKKYSGNKPAAVGFGVSTRDHFLSVANIADGVVVGSQIVTTLQRAAPGQGPSDVEEYCAYLCGRGALPQDDATREVGVVEAISGARGPSGDNVTVNAVVTDQDRLTAEQDSDLVSQLAALHGKIPDRFGEFGGQYVPESLMDCLSQLEEGFNKIKDDPEFWAEYRSYYDYMGRPSRLHLAERLTEHAGGANIWLKREDLNHTGSHKINNALGQLLLAKRLGKTKIIAETGAGQHGVATATICAKFGMECTVYMGAEDVRRQALNVFRMRLLGAKVVAVEAGSKTLRDAVNEALRAWVIELDTTHYIIGSAIGPHPFPTIVRTFQSVIGNETKKQMMEKRQKLPDAVVACVGGGSNAVGMFYPFSNDPTVKLLGVEAGGDGVDTERHSATLTGGSKGVLHGVRTYVLQDNNGQISETHSVSAGLDYPGVGPELSSWKDNERAKFIAATDAQAFHAFRLMSQLEGIIPALESAHGIYGAIELAKTMKKDEDLVICLSGRGDKDVQSVAEELPRLGPQIGWDLRF, from the exons ATGGATGCTATCAAGCAAACCTTCCAGCGCTGCAAAGCGCAAAACAAGGTCAGCTCCGTTCTTTCCCACCCCTCGCCAAGGCTTGCTTGCTTCATCGCGGGGCATGACATTGGCGGCGTATCTATTACTGACACGATGCTCATACAACAGGCTGCACTTGTGACATATGTCACAGCAGGCTTTCCCCAGCCTCAAGACACCCCGGATATTCTGTTGTCCATGGAGAAAGGCGGCTCCG ATATTATTGAGCTCGGTGTTCCTTTTACAGATCCAATTGCAGATGGACCGACCATTCAGACTGCCAATACA GTTGCCCTTGAGCACGGGGTCTCTATTGAGACAACACTTTCCATGATAAAAACTGCACGTGGACGAGGCTTGCGGGCGCCAGTGCTTCTTATGGGATACTACAACCCCTTGTTGCGGTATGGTGAAGAACGCTTGTTACGGGATTGCCAAGCAACTGGCGTCAATGGCTTCATTGTTGTCGACCTACCACCGGAAGAGGCCGTCTCCTTCAGAAAGCTTTGCACTAAGGGGAG CCTCTCGTACGTCCCGCTTATCGCTCCCGCAACATCTGATGCAAGGATGAAGATTCTGTGTCAGCTGGCTGACTCTTTCATTTATGTTGTATCACGGCAGGGCGTTACCGGAGCCTCAGGGTCACTGAATGCCAACTTACCTGCTCTCCTTGAACGTGTGAAAAAGTACAGTGGGAACAAGCCTGCCGCTGTTGGCTTCGGTGTTAGCACGCGTGACCATTTTCTTAGTGTTGCCAACATTGCCGACGGAGTTGTTGTTGGAAGTCAGATTGTTACCACGTTGCAGAGAGCTGCCCCTGGCCAAGGTCCAAGTGACGTAGAAGAATACTGCGCGTACCTGTGCGGAAGAGGTGCTCTGCCACAAGATGATGCAACACGAGAGGTTGGAGTCGTCGAGGCAATTAGTGGTGCCAGGGGTCCAAGTGGAGATAATGTGACAGTTAACGCTGTTGTGACTGACCAAGATCGACTTACAGCCGAGCAAGACAGCGATCTGGTGTCGCAACTTGCAGCCCTTCATGGCAAGATTCCCGACAGATTTGGCGAATTCGGCGGTCAATATGTTCCCGAGAGTTTGATGGATTGCCTGTCCCAGCTGGAAGAGGGATTCAATAAAATAAAGGATGATCCTGAATTCTGGGCAGAGTACAGATCCTACTACGACTACATGGGGCGACCATCACGGCTCCATTTGGCCGAAAGACTAACTGAGCACGCTGGCGGTGCCAACATCTGGCTTAAAAGGGAGGACCTAAACCATACTGGCAGCCACAAGATCAACAACGCTTTGGGTCAATTGCTACTGGCGAAGCGTTTAGGCAAGACCAAGATTATTGCAGAGACAGGGGCTGGCCAACATGGTGTTGCAACAGCAACGATTTGTGCCAAATTTGGCATGGAGTGCACGGTATACATGGGAGCG GAGGATGTCCGTCGCCAAGCTCTCAATGTCTTTCGTATGCGATTGCTGGGAGCAAAGGTTGTCGCTGTAGAAGCTGGCAGCAAGACTCTTCGGGATGCGGTGAACGAAGCCCTCCGAGCATGGGTTATCGAACTTGATACCACTCACTACATCATAGGCTCTGCAATTGGGCCTCATCCATTCCCGACCATCGTCAGAACCTTTCAATCCGTGATCGGTAACGAAACTAAGAAGCAAATGATGGAGAAGCGCCAAAAGCTACCTGACGCAGTGGTCGCCTGTGTGGGGGGTGGCAGCAATGCTGTCGGCATGTTTTATCCTTTTTCCAACGATCCCACTGTCAAACTGCTCGGGGTTGAAGCTGGTGGTGACGGTGTCGACACAGAAAGACACAGCGCCACCTTGACCGGAGGATCCAAGGGCGTCCTTCATGGAGTGCGTACATATGTCCTTCAGGATAATAACGGTCAGATTTCTGAGACCCATTCCGTATCGGCTGGCCTTGACTATCCAGGAGTCGGCCCTGAACTCAGTTCTTGGAAAGATAACGAGAGGGCCAAGTTTATTGCTGCTACAGATGCACAAGCCTTCCATGCCTTCCGGCTGATGAGCCAACTGGAAGGTATTAtcccagcacttgagtcAGCTCATGGAATTTACGGTGCCATCGAACTAGCCAAAACTATGAAGAAGGATGAAGATCTCGTTATTTGTCTGAGCGGTCGTGGCGATAAGGATGTGCAAAGTGTGGCTGAGGAACTTCCTAGACTTGGTCCGCAGATTGGCTGGGATTTGCGATTTTAA
- the PRM1 gene encoding Plasma membrane fusion protein PRM1, translating into MPSSWNQSSAVNYPDVPGSLHAHPIESSETPKRAQRTTKSTTPYLGLSSRLSQVWINRWTILLLLVLVRIILLLAQLNDNVDDAKAKALAACTKVEDVGSAMASMPHYLSAGVNHLAASSISKAVHAMVKVLDLIIQGVEAIIVWYINFLTATYVCLITALVHASLDVVASVTKDATAAFNTVIDGATGEIQEIAGGLQKAVGKIKDGIQNSIFSKFNIDLPSIDFTKPVEKLKGFNLNSSQFVTDVQKLNKDLPDFEGVQNLTKQAISIPFNFVREALNNSLGNYKFNETIFPLAKKEQLKFCSNNEKLDGFFNKLFDLIHKAKVIFVIILSSLAVAAMAPMAWMEIRRWRRQEKAAGHIEQKRLYDTWDPMEASYIASRPTTALFGINITSRMSGRRQALARWCLAYATSGPAIFVLSLAIAGLFSCLCQYVILKAVQKEVPELTKEVGEFADEVVAKINNISANWAADANGVVKGLNDDINNDVLKYVTNATGAVNNTINVFLGTLNKGLETVFNGTILLKPIQSVLHCVIGIKLESVQKGLTWVHDHAHVDFPLFDNNTFSLGAQQSVSGDSGLQHFLASPSSATTDEVSAAVNRVTNWLLKGITKEALISTGVLLVYVIVVLIGLIRTLAGMAFGGRDSESDDFPHAGKTSGQDESRSEQPGSPRYYDGRGEKMEEVHLDDYQQHPYKPFDSKHPY; encoded by the coding sequence ATGCCCTCCTCCTGGAACCAGAGTTCCGCAGTCAACTATCCAGACGTGCCAGGCTCTCTTCATGCCCACCCCATCGAATCGTCAGAAACACCAAAAAGGGCCCAGCGTACAACAAAATCTACAACACCTTATTTGGGCCTAAGTTCTCGGCTCTCCCAAGTATGGATCAATCGATGGACAATTCTCTTACTCTTGGTTCTGGTCCGGATCATTCTCTTGCTTGCTCAACTGAATGACAATGTCGACGATGCAAAGGCCAAAGCGCTGGCTGCTTGCACCAAGGTGGAAGACGTAGGGAGTGCGATGGCATCCATGCCGCATTACCTCTCTGCCGGCGTGAATCATCTTGCCGCGTCTAGCATTTCGAAGGCTGTGCATGCTATGGTCAAAGTGCTGGATTTGATAATACAAGGCGTCGAAGCAATCATAGTATGGTACATCAACTTTCTCACTGCGACATATGTCTGTCTCATCACGGCTCTGGTTCATGCTAGCTTGGACGTGGTTGCGTCTGTTACAAAAGATGCCACAGCAGCCTTCAACACGGTTATCGACGGAGCTACAGGAGAAATTCAAGAAATAGCCGGCGGATTACAAAAAGCAGTCGGCAAAATCAAGGATGGTATTCAGAATAGCATTTTCAGCAAGTTCAACATCGACCTGCCGTCTATTGACTTTACCAAGCCAGTCGAGAAATTAAAAGGGTTCAATCTAAACTCATCACAGTTCGTCACAGATGTGCAGAAACTGAATAAGGACTTGCCAGATTTCGAGGGTGTACAGAATTTAACGAAACAGGCAATCTCTATCCCTTTTAACTTTGTTCGAGAGGCACTGAACAATAGCCTCGGTAATTACAAGTTCAACGAGACCATATTCCCcttggcgaagaaggagCAGCTCAAATTTTGTTCCAACAACGAAAAATTGGATGGGTTTTTCAATAAGCTATTTGACCTTATTCATAAGGCCAAGGTCATCTTCGTCATTATCCTATCCTCGCTTGCCGTCGCTGCCATGGCGCCCATGGCTTGGATGGAGATCAGGCGGTGGCGAAGACAAGAAAAGGCAGCCGGACATATAGAACAAAAAAGGCTTTACGATACGTGGGATCCCATGGAGGCTTCCTACATAGCATCGAGACCAACCACGGCTCTTTTTGGCATCAACATAACGTCTAGAATGAGTGGCAGACGCCAGGCTCTCGCTAGATGGTGTCTTGCGTACGCCACGTCTGGACCCGCGATCTTCGTGCTGTCACTCGCTATCGCTGGTCTCTTCTCATGCCTCTGTCAATACGTCATACTGAAAGCAGTCCAGAAGGAGGTTCCGGAGTTGACAAAGGAAGTTGGGGAATTTGCAGACGAGGTTGTGGCAAAAATCAACAATATCTCAGCAAATTGGGCGGCTGATGCGAATGGAGTTGTCAAAGGGCTCAATGACGATATCAACAATGACGTTCTAAAGTACGTGACGAATGCCACTGGTGCTGTGAATAACACGATAAATGTGTTCCTTGGTACCTTGAATAAGGGTCTCGAGACGGTCTTCAACGGTACAATTCTTCTCAAACCTATTCAATCGGTCTTGCATTGTGTTATCGGCATAAAGCTTGAGAGCGTGCAAAAGGGATTAACCTGGGTCCACGACCACGCCCACGTCGATTTCCCATTATTTGACAACAACACCTTCAGCCTTGGTGCCCAGCAGAGTGTGTCTGGAGACTCGGGCCTTCAACATTTCCttgcctcgccgtcttcggcAACGACTGATGAGGTATCAGCGGCGGTCAACCGGGTCACCAACTGGCTCTTGAAGGGTATTACCAAGGAGGCCTTAATATCTACCGGTGTTCTCCTTGTTTATGTCATAGTCGTGTTAATCGGGTTGATCCGAACTCTGGCTGGCATGGCGTTTGGCGGCCGCGATTCCGAATCTGATGACTTCCCGCACGCTGGGAAAACTAGTGGTCAAGATGAATCGCGGTCAGAACAACCAGGTTCACCTCGATACTACGATGGCCGGGGCGAGAAAATGGAAGAGGTACATTTAGATGATTATCAGCAACACCCATACAAGCCCTTTGACTCAAAACACCCGTACTGA